DNA sequence from the Candidatus Aenigmatarchaeota archaeon genome:
CAAAGTAAAAGCAAAAGAACCTGGCACATATCAGGGATTGGTGATCGTCACCTATTCTGCGGAAGGTCAGATATCGGCTGGCATTCAGGCTGAGATATATATTATAGCAAATGAACAGCCTATTGAAACCAAAGAGAAAAAAGATTTTGTGAAATATGCAATTATAGGATTTATATTTTTAATTGTATTAATTTTAGCATTACTTTTGATAAAGGGAATAAAAAAGAGGGGTGTATGAATGAGAAAGTTTATGGTATTATTAATATCAATAATCCTCCTTCAGGCAGCATTTGGAGAGGATGTTGCCCTTATAGTAAAGGATAAAACAAACCTAAATTATGTTCATGAATACAAGATATACAGGACTCTAACAAACATGGGATTCAATGTCAAACTTATAGATGGAACTGAGAGCACGGATTATTCAAGGTATGGATTGATAGTAATTGCAGGAAGACCATCAAATGTCTACCCCTCAGAATATTTGGATTCATTTGTTGCAGGTATACCTGTCAATGACCATCCAGCAATAGTCATAGACTCAACCTATCCTGATGACTTTGGTTGGATAGAGCCTGGGGCTGTTAGTACAATATTTTCAAACAAACCAAGAAACATAGTCGCCACAAACCATCCCATATTCTCTGGTTTTAGAGAAGGTCAGCTTATTCAGACACATATTGTAGGTGGTCAAACATTGTTGGATCTTGAAATAACAAGGTCAAGATTACAACCGGTCGGTGTACTTGAAAATTCTTACGGTACATCAATAATATCTGTTGCTGAGCCAGGAAGAGAACTATTTTCTGGAAAGAGAGCAAATGCTAGGGTTGTCTTCTTTGGTGTTACCAATCCAATTTATTGGACTGATGATACTGTTGATCTGTTTGAAAATGCGGTTTGGTGGGTATTGGCTGATACTGATGGGGATGGTATCTTTGATTACAATGACAATTGCAAGCACATTGCCAATCCTGATCAATCGGATTCAGATGGTGATGGGATAGGAGACGCATGTGATATCTGTCCAACAGAAAGTTCAATAGGATATGACAGAAACATGGATGGGTGTATAGATGATACTGATGGGGATGGAATAAAGGATAATGTTGATAATTGTCCGACAAGATACAATCCAGATCAACTTGACAGCAATGGTGATGGGATAGGGGATGCATGCAACATACTTCCAGGCGTTTCTGTTTACAGAGATGTTGATGGAGACGGTGTCATGGAAGAGGCAAAAAATCAGGATAATATCATGGAAAATGGATATGAGAGATACCATGATCCCAACTCAAACACAAATGCTTATCCAATAGACGGAGATGGTGATGGGTTCATAGACTTTCTAATAGATGTTGACATAGATGGATATGAAAAATATTGGGACCCTGATGATGGTATATTGACAAGCACCATGAGAGATGGTAATACATATTATTTAGATACTAATGGAGATGGAAATAGAGATGCGATGTGGATGAAGGATGTTGGTCTGGTCTATAAGATATTTGAAAATGATGTTGATGGGGATTATAACCTTGAGATGGCAAGAGACACAAATATGGATGGGTCATTTGACGAATATTTTGACCCTGATGGTTCAACAAGATTATTTTCAGTTGTAGATGGAGATTTGGATGGAAAGAAGGACTTTATCATAGGATCCAGTAGACCAAACAAATACTGGGATCCTGACAATAATTTGGTTTCAGAAATTACCGAAGGTGATGTGAACAACGATTTGGTCACTGAACTATTAGTTGATGTTAATTTTGACGGAAAGGTTGATAGAGTTTATGTTGAAGGAAATCTTGTGAAACTTCCTGACCTTGAGATCCAATCTGTTTCTGTTAATCCAACATCAATAAAAGAAGGAGAAAGTGTTACTGTATCTGGAATAATAAAAAATATCGGTGAGTATCCTGCAAACAACTTCACTGTAGCATTCATGAGTGGCTACAATATTTTAAGTCTTGGTCCTGGTGAATCAAAAACAGTGACATTTACCTGGACAAATGTTCCTTCAGGAACTCACATTGTTTCAATAGTGGTTGATCCTGATAACAAGATAGTTGAATTAAATGAGGAAAACAACCAGGTTTCAAGCAGGCTTGAAGCCACAACTAGAACAGTTGAAAGATGGGGCGGGAGATCATCAACAACAAAGGAATACAGAACGGCAGAGTTGACAGGATTTCCAAAGCAGGTTATTGTAAAACAGGGTGAAACCAAAGAGGTATCTGGTAAATTCTTCAGTAATATGAGCACATTGGTACAGAACCTCACAATAACTATTGAGGGCACAGGTTTTGACAGTTCATGGGTCAAAATAAATCCGGAAAAGATAGAAACAGTTAAAACCAATGAAACAAAAACAATAACACTTATCTTCAAGATACCAGAAGATGCAAAGATATACACATATCCTCTCACCTTGAAAGCAATATCAAATAAGAATGGTGTTACAAAGGTCTATGAGACAAAAGTGAACTTACTAATAGAGGAAAAGGTTGTGCCGACAACTACTACCACAACTTTGCCTGAGGTTGAAGAGGAACAGAAATCACCACTTTCAGGATTCTTTGCGTTTGTTTCTGCAAACAAGGTATCAATTATAATAGGAATACTTTTGGCCGGCCTTATAATAGCTTTGATAGTGTTCAGAGACAAAATACCAAGGATAGAATTTAAGTTCAAGAACACCAAGCAGAAGTATTCTTTTGGTAGAGGATGGAAGGGTTAGTTTTTTTCTATTTCTTTTCTATAGATTTATTATTCGGTTTTAAAGTTACATAAAAAATAAAAACCAAAAAAAACAATATTTGAATAGTGGTTTTTTGAAAGGTCAAATGTCTATCCAGATGATTATTGTTGTTATAATACTTCTTGTGGTTGCTGTTGTTGCAATAAGGATTTTTATCAACAGAATGTCTGAAACAAAAAGTGGAATTTCCCAAGTAATAAATAATTTGGATGATTTTGAAATAAAATGTCAAGCATTATGCAATGAGTACAAAATGGATGGTTCTAACAAAAAACTTTCTGAATTTTGTTATACAAAGATGGGCTCAGATCTCAACAAAAATGGTAGGATTGATGCTTTTAAAGCAAAGACAAAAATTCTAGATGTATGCGAGGACTCAATATATTGCTTCCATGTTGTTGACTGTGTTGATTGGAGTGAATGCAGAAAGGCTGCTTGTGATAGATATGTTGAAGAATATGGAGATGAAGATAAAGCTGATTTAAAGGTTAATAGTTTGTTTGACAAAGGTTCATGTGATCTGGAAATAGATTGGAAAAAATTTTATTTTGGTGATATGCCTTGCATATTTCCACCAAATAAACTAGGTTTAAGAAACTGCATATATGATGGAAACAGATT
Encoded proteins:
- a CDS encoding CARDB domain-containing protein: MRKFMVLLISIILLQAAFGEDVALIVKDKTNLNYVHEYKIYRTLTNMGFNVKLIDGTESTDYSRYGLIVIAGRPSNVYPSEYLDSFVAGIPVNDHPAIVIDSTYPDDFGWIEPGAVSTIFSNKPRNIVATNHPIFSGFREGQLIQTHIVGGQTLLDLEITRSRLQPVGVLENSYGTSIISVAEPGRELFSGKRANARVVFFGVTNPIYWTDDTVDLFENAVWWVLADTDGDGIFDYNDNCKHIANPDQSDSDGDGIGDACDICPTESSIGYDRNMDGCIDDTDGDGIKDNVDNCPTRYNPDQLDSNGDGIGDACNILPGVSVYRDVDGDGVMEEAKNQDNIMENGYERYHDPNSNTNAYPIDGDGDGFIDFLIDVDIDGYEKYWDPDDGILTSTMRDGNTYYLDTNGDGNRDAMWMKDVGLVYKIFENDVDGDYNLEMARDTNMDGSFDEYFDPDGSTRLFSVVDGDLDGKKDFIIGSSRPNKYWDPDNNLVSEITEGDVNNDLVTELLVDVNFDGKVDRVYVEGNLVKLPDLEIQSVSVNPTSIKEGESVTVSGIIKNIGEYPANNFTVAFMSGYNILSLGPGESKTVTFTWTNVPSGTHIVSIVVDPDNKIVELNEENNQVSSRLEATTRTVERWGGRSSTTKEYRTAELTGFPKQVIVKQGETKEVSGKFFSNMSTLVQNLTITIEGTGFDSSWVKINPEKIETVKTNETKTITLIFKIPEDAKIYTYPLTLKAISNKNGVTKVYETKVNLLIEEKVVPTTTTTTLPEVEEEQKSPLSGFFAFVSANKVSIIIGILLAGLIIALIVFRDKIPRIEFKFKNTKQKYSFGRGWKG